CCGCCATCCACCCCCTGTCACGCGCCCTTACGAAGCACGACGATCTGACCATCACTGCGGTCAACGGGCGTCCGGTGAAGGAGGAGGCCCAGCAGCCCCCGGACGAGCTGAGTCTGTAGAGGGGCAAGCTCCGCGCCTACGGCCGCATCGCGAACCAGGTCACCGCGACCGGCCGCCACCGCTACTGGCCGTTCCGATCCCCCGGAGGCGAAGGTGAGCGGGAGCACGCCGTCGGCCGAGGTGACGCCGCTCACCTTCCGCAGGCCAGCGGCCGCTTCCACGCCCGACCGGATTCGAACCGGCGGCCTCGCGATTTCGAAGACCGCGCACGACCACCCTGCGCTACGGCTTGATTCGCCCTTCGGGACGAAGACTCTCAAACTGGGCTCGGGTGACGTGAGTTGATCTGTACAGTGCGGGCGATGCCCCCTTAGAAAGGACGAGGCCATGGCTGACGAGGAAGCCGTAACATCGAGGATCGCTCCCTGGTACGACGCAAGTGCCATGATGCCCGGCGATTACCTCCACCCTCGGGACCCCACCAGGTTCATCACGGTCGACGCGGGGCTGCAGCCCATCGAGCGTGATTGCCCTGAAGACCGGAACAGCCCGAACAACAGGATGGTCTGGGACGACGAGCTGAAGAAGTGCCGCCCGTATAACGAGTCGAAGGACGCGCACCTCTTCGCCGAGGACGACTGACCTCGCCGCGGGGTCTTACAATGGCTGACACAATGAGGTGGATAGGGCCTGTTGGCCGTGTCCGTGTCCGGAGATGGGCTTTGTCCGGGTATGGGGGCTTCGCCGTGGATCGTGTCGAATGCTCTGTGGGAGCGGATTGAGCCGCTGCTGCCGCGCAAGGAGCGCCGGTTTCGTCACCCTGGACGAAGGCCGCTGCCGGATCGGCAGGTGCTGTGCGGCATCCTGTTCGTTCTGCACACCGGCATCCAGTGGGAGTACCTGCCCAGGGAGTTGGGCTTCGGCTCGGGCATGACGTGCTGGCGGAGGTTGCGGGACTGGAACGAGGCTGGCGTCTGGCAGCAGCTGCACGAGGTGCTACTGGCCGAGCTCAACGCGGCGGCCCGCCTCGACTGGTCGCGTGCCGTGGTCGACTCCAGCCACGTGCGGGCCATAAAAAGGGGGGGGCCTCACGGGGCCGAGTCCGGTCGATCGTGGCCGAAGCGGATCGAAACACCACCTGATCACCGACGGACACGGCACACCGCTCGCCGTGATCCTCACCGGCGGCAACCGCAACGACGTCACCCAGCTCATGCCACTGATCGACGCCGTCCCGCCCATCAGGGGCCGGATCGGGCACCCGCGACGCAAGCCCGACTCACTCTTCGCCGACCGCGGGTACGACCACGACATCTACCGCGACCAGGTCCGCCAGCACCGCATCGTCCCGGTCATCGCCCGCCGCGGCGCCCTCCACGGCACCGGACTGGGAACCTACCGCTGGGTCGTCGAACGCAGCTTCGCCTGGCTCCACGGCTTCAAACGCCTCCGCATCCGCTGGGAACGACGAGCCGACATCCACGAAGCCTTCCTCAAACTCGCCTGCTGCCTCATCACCCACCGACAGATCAACTCATTGTGTTAGCCGCTGTAAGAACGCCTAACACAATGAGGTAGTCACCAGCAGGCAACGCACTGGGTGAGGTCTTCCGACAGGAAGATCGTGAAACGTCTCCGCGTTCCAGTGACGGTCGCCATGTAGACCCGGGCTGTTCCTGCGGCTTGGAGTCCGGCGATGGCTTCCACAAGTCCGGGCCGAGGCGTGACGCCCGTTTCGAGCATGACTTCGTGCCGCCACGACCAGATGTCCCAAAGCTGTTGCGCAGAGGCTGTTTGGTTCAGAAAGACCTCGAAGTCCGCGCCTGCCTCCAGCTGGGCCAGGGCTGCGCGGGCAGACGCGCTGACGTCCTGGGACAGTGCGGATTGCAGGGTGTCTCGGTCCATGCGATCAGTTTGCCGGGGCGGTCTGTCGACTTGGGGCGAGTGCCGGTCAGGTCAGGGACAGCACTTGTCGGTGGGTGATCAGGCAGCAGGCGAGCTTGAGGAAGGCTTCGTGGATGTCGGCCCGTCGTTCCCAGCGGACGCGGAGTCGTTTGAAGCCGTGGAGCCAGGCGAAGGTGCGCTCAACCACCCACCGGTAGACGCCCAGGCCGCTGCCGTGGGGTGTGCCGCGTCGGGCGATGAGGGGCAGGATCCGGCGGGCCCGGACCTGGTCGCGGTAGACGTCGTGGTCGTAGCCTCGGTCGGCGAAGACCGACTGGGGCTTTCGGCAGGGCCGTCCCGGCCGGCCGCGGACAGGCGGGACGGCGCCGAGCAGCGGCATGAGCTGGGTGACGTCGTTGCGGTTGCCGCCGGTGAGGATGACCGCGAGCGGGGTGCCGTGGCCGTCGGTGATCAGGTGATGCTTGGAGCCGGCCCGTCCTCGGTCGACTGGCGACGGTCCGGTCTGGGGCCCCCTTTAAGGTCTTGACGTGGCTGGAGTCGACGACCGCTCTTGACCAGTCGAGGCGGGCGGCGGCATTCAGCTCGGCCAGTAGCACCTCGTGTAGCCGTTGCCAAACGCCAGCCTTGTTCCAGTCCCGCAGCCGTCGCCAGCAGGTCATACCGGACCCGAAGCCGAGCTCCTGAGGCAGGTGTTCCCACTGAATGCCGGTGTGTAGCACGAACAGGATCCCGCACAGCGCCTGTCGGTCCGGGACCGGCTTGCGGCCCGGGTACCTGAACCGCCTCTCCCGCTTCGGCAGCAGCGGCTCGATCCGCTCCCACAGGTCATCCGACACGATCCACGGCGAAGCCCTCATGACCCGGACAACGCCGAACCCACCGACCGGACACGGCCACCAGAACCGATCCACCTCATTGTGTTAGGCGTTCTTAGTGCCTGCGGCGGAAGGCTGTTGACGGTCGGCTTGGCGGCGCAGCGGTTGCGCCTGGGCGGCGGAGCCTGTTCGCCTCATGTCCAGCGCATGCCGATGGCGGCCAGCTGCTCCACCCGCTCCGGCGGCAGGGTCGAGGCTCGGCTGCGCTGGTTCCCGATCCACGCGCCCAGCTTGAGCTCTCGTTCCTCCTGGTCCTCGCCGCCGTCGCTACCGTCGATGGCGAGCCGTTCGATGTGCTTCCTGGGCACCCGCAGGTGCCCCTCCCGTTCGTAGAACTGGCAGGCGGCGGCGTAGTTCAGCGCCCACTTGTCAGCCTGCGTGCGGCGCGGGGGCGGTTTCTCGTCCTCGCTCGCGGGTTCGATCCCGAGAACGTGTTCGCACATCCACTGCTGCACGGTCGTCAGCCTGTCCCAGCCGAGTCGCTGCGCCCGCACCCACCGGCCGAGGTCCTCGCCCTGGTGTACGACCTCGCCCGGCGAGGTGGGCAGCGCGCCGCCGGCCTCGAGGTGGAGCCGGGTGAGGTGGAAAGCGCGTTGCCACTCCACCGGCCACGCGGGGTACCACGACGGGTCGATGTCCTCCAACTGCTCGCGTCGCTC
The Streptomyces fungicidicus DNA segment above includes these coding regions:
- a CDS encoding IS5 family transposase (programmed frameshift) — encoded protein: MGASPWIVSNALWERIEPLLPRKERRFRHPGRRPLPDRQVLCGILFVLHTGIQWEYLPRELGFGSGMTCWRRLRDWNEAGVWQQLHEVLLAELNAAARLDWSRAVVDSSHVRAIKGGGLTGPSPVDRGRSGSKHHLITDGHGTPLAVILTGGNRNDVTQLMPLIDAVPPIRGRIGHPRRKPDSLFADRGYDHDIYRDQVRQHRIVPVIARRGALHGTGLGTYRWVVERSFAWLHGFKRLRIRWERRADIHEAFLKLACCLITHRQINSLC
- a CDS encoding IS5 family transposase (programmed frameshift) produces the protein MRASPWIVSDDLWERIEPLLPKRERRFRYPGRKPVPDRQALCGILFVLHTGIQWEHLPQELGFGSGMTCWRRLRDWNKAGVWQRLHEVLLAELNAAARLDWSRAVVDSSHVKTLKRGPQTGPSPVDRGRAGSKHHLITDGHGTPLAVILTGGNRNDVTQLMPLLGAVPPVRGRPGRPCRKPQSVFADRGYDHDVYRDQVRARRILPLIARRGTPHGSGLGVYRWVVERTFAWLHGFKRLRVRWERRADIHEAFLKLACCLITHRQVLSLT
- a CDS encoding helicase associated domain-containing protein, encoding MINPEHAHWRRGVEAAVLYHRLHGDLRVPFTYRVPAGDGQEAGAEGWPASLAGFPLGQWIADARRFYARGDMDEGRVEQLEKLGMVWSHYDVAWEEGLAAARGWAAESGHLLAPTDATYQGYRVGIWLKNQRAAARKAQEIEQRRAEELPAASAAGALPEERREQLEDIDPSWYPAWPVEWQRAFHLTRLHLEAGGALPTSPGEVVHQGEDLGRWVRAQRLGWDRLTTVQQWMCEHVLGIEPASEDEKPPPRRTQADKWALNYAAACQFYEREGHLRVPRKHIERLAIDGSDGGEDQEERELKLGAWIGNQRSRASTLPPERVEQLAAIGMRWT